The nucleotide window ATCTTTATCACTGTCTCGTCAATTGCGATGAAGTTTCTCTGTTTTTTGACTGCGAGGATTTTCGGCTGGTAAACTGCTTTCGCGAATTTTTGGACTGTTTCCCAGACTGTTGTGTGGCTGATTTCGAGGATTGTTCCTACCTGTCTGTAACTTAGTCCGTGCAGGTACAGGTTTATTGCCCTGGTTTTCTTTTTTGCTGGGATTTTGTTCCGGCGAAAGGTTTTTAAGACTGAAACCAGTAAGTAAATAATGGTTTCAGTCCTCATTTCTCTCCCCTTTTCTGAAGAGGTATCAGAAACTTAAACCTAACGTCCCACTGCTTATCCTGACAGTGTCAACCTTTTTAAGCTACTCCTCAAACAACACACGGTGAAAAGGAGATGGAAGAGTTTAAAAAAGCATTAGAAAGTAAGGACTGTCAAAAAGTCCTCGAGTACCTTGATGATTACCTAGAAATTATTGAAAGTGAAAAGGAGCTTAGAGATCTCCTCCAAGAACTTGAAGAACTTGCCCTAGAATGTGAGGAAGAGGCTTATGAGCTCGCTCATGAAATAACCCACATCTATGCCCACTTAGATGAACTTGAGAGAGGATTGGACGTTTACAGGAGGCTCGTGGAGAAGTATAAAGACCAAGGAGAAAAATACCTAGATGCCCTCTACCATCTTGCAGATGCCTATGAACATTTTGGAATGCCAGATAAAGCTATAGAGACATATGAAAAGCTTCTGGAACTTGAAAGGGAACTTGGAAATAAAAAAGAAGAAGCACTAACACTAGCACACATTGCAATAAACTATGATGAGCTTGAAGAAACAGAAAAGGCAATAGAATTGATGGAAAAAGCAAGTGCAATGTTTAAAGAGCTTGGCGACGAGAGGAACTATCTAGTAAGTTTGCTTGATTTGGCCCACTTTTACTACGAGCTTGAAGACTATAAACGTGCTGAGGAGCTTATCTCAGAAATCTTAAAAGCTCCTAGAGATACTGAGATTGAAGTCAATGCACGGATAATTGAAGCTGAGATAAAAGCCGCGCAAGAAGACTTCAAAGGGGCATTCCAATCTCTAAAACAGGCTCTCTTAAAAGCATTGGAAGTTGACGATGAAGAGCTTTTCAGCATTGCATTTGAAGCAGTGTACAACTTTATAATGGAGCTCTTTGAGGAAAAAATGTATAAAGAAGTTTATGAAAACATGGACAGTCTGGCAGATGCTTTTGAAGACATAAACGAGGAATACGAAAAGTTTTTCACTGCTGTAAAAGAGCTTGCAAAACTTAAAGACGGTCTAGATAATGAATACGACAGAGTCTATGGAACCATAAGCGTAGATGAGTTCAAAGAGCTGCTCGACGAACTTAAGAAAATTGGTACAAGCGTTTTGAGTGTAAGACTTTAAAAATTAGAATCAAAGGACGCCCTATCCTATTTTCCATTTTTCCAAAAAAATCGAAAAAGAGTAATCTACGAGCTTCCGGGCACTATCATCACGCTGAACTTGAAATCAAATTTTTCAGTAAGTAGTTTTCCTGGAGATTTTGGCCATATCAGGTAAAATTTATCCTTGCCTATTATTTTCCTGTCTTCTGAGATGCTATATACATGCACTTCGGTCACGGGAATAAAAAACAAGGGTCTTGTGATGACTACATGGTTTAATTTCTTTGGACTCAAGAGTGAGTGGCTTATCCCGGTGTCGTAGACTCTATATATCCTCATAAGACCTATAGATGGAACACCCGCTTTCTCAAAATCCTCTCTAGCAAAGTTGTATTCCGTTATTAGTGGCGAAGAAAGAATGCAGGAGGAGGAATAGCAGGTTATTTTTTCATCAACCGGCGAATAAATATAGAGGTACTGGTCGAGGATTTTAAAGCCTGAAAAAGAAGTAATTACAAAAGCCAGCAATATTAGAATTGCAAGTTGTTTTAGGTGATAGTCACCCTTTTTTATATAATGGTAGTATTTCCAGAACCACAGGAATATTACTGTTGGTATTGTGGCATAATACAGCACAAAAAATGTTCCAAAAGTCACCGGATCAGTAGCATGAGCATAATATGGCATAGCTTTATTTCCCCCTGTTTAAAAAATACCACTTAAACACTTAAAAATGTATCGGAAAGCCAGGTAGAATTTTACATTTTTCTTCCGAAAGCCTCGCCGTTCACAGCGAGGGGCCAGAAAGGCTGCTTAAACTTTTAAAATTTTTCAAAATAAAAAATAAGGCTATCAAAATCTAGAAACTGTCTCAACTTCTGCACTTTCAACGTTTTCAAGTTGGGCAAATGCTTCTGCAACCTCATCAAAGGAATATCCTTCAGCATCTTTTCCAAGCACGTAGACTTTAAGTGCAACTAGCCCAAATGCAATTGGCTGCCTTTCAATCTTGGATATTCCATATTTGCCCTCAAATTTCTCCTCAAGTGTCTTCCTGACAGCTGCTTCTAGTTCGTCGAGGTTCACTTCCGGGTCGGTTGGCATAACCTTAATAACTCCTACCAAATTAAAGTCGCTCATTTTCTTCACCTCAAGGTCCTTCCCATCCGCACTTGGGGCACTTGTAGGTTACCCCAAGGACACGGCAGCTTTCACATCTCCATATAACTTCTTCTCCACAGTTCGGGCATATAAAGTGGGTAGCGTGCTCTCTTGGTGTTATCTCTTTTCCACATGATGTACATACAGGGATTGTCTCGGCCATTTCAAACCACCTCCTTAGAAATGAGGTTTTTTTGTCATCGTAATTCTTAACGCAATAAAGGGAGTCTATTTATAAAACTTTCGAGAGGGTCGGGCGTGTTTATAGTAACCTTTATTAGGGTTTTTGCCGAATTCTTTCAGGTGGTTGCCGTGATCCCCAGATGGGATCACAGACTCAAAGACCCTGAAAGCGTGGCATTCACAATTCTTGACGTTTTAGCAGACTTCGAATCAGAAGGAAAGCTGAAGAACCTGCCAAAATCCAAAAAATTTCCAGTAAAAACAATACTGGCAATACTCCTCTTTAAACAATACTACAACCTACCCCTCAGAGACGCCCAGCACTACGGCAGAAAATTCTTCGGAGCAAACATTCACTACTCAACCCTCCACAACTGGGAGAAAAAGCTGAACCTCGAAGAACTGACAAACCACCTCCTGAAAAAACTCCAGAAATTACCCTACGCCAGCACTCAAGCAGACTCAACCATTATCACAAATAAAAAAAGGGCAGGATAGAAGTTCAGGCAATAACGAGAATCCTGCCGGGTTTACTGTATCCGGTTGCTGTGAGGATCACAACTTCTGAGAACGAGCTGATTGAACTCCTGCCGGAGGGTTCTGGGAATTTTTATGCTGATGGGGCTTATGATTCAAAGAAAGTTCTGAACACTGTGGTGGAAAAGGGTTATCGGCCGATTGTTAAGAAAACTAAGAACCCTCCAGGTGGTTTTGGTAGTAAGAGGAGAGATAGAGTGTTTTCTGAAGAAGAGTACAGGCATAGGAATCCTCATGAGGGGTTCTGGGGTGCGTTTACAACGTGGTTTGGCAGTAGGATCCCCTGTTTTCTGAAAAAGACTACTGTAACCCGAATCCTGCTTGGGGTAATGTGTTATGGTCTGAAAATCCTCCTCAGAGTCAAATACTGTTTAAATAACAGGGGGTGAAACTAAACACGCCCCGAGAGGGTCAGACCATGCGAGTCTCTTCATCTTTCTGTCGAAATCTCCCTCATCATCCCTAACAAAAATAAAAGTGGGGAGCTTATAAATCTTCCTCAAAAACTAAAAACTGCACAAATTTTTCCTTATAAGACAGCACTTCTCTTATTTGCTTTTCGTCCACTTTTTCTGACATGCTGATCTGCTTGTAAAGTAGTTCAAGTTCTTTTAGCAATCTCCCCATTTCTATCTCTTTGTCTTTATAGTCCCCATTGGAGTTCTTTATTTTGCTCAAAAGCTTGCCCTTCGGGTTCTGTTTTGAGTTTGAATTTTGCCGTGAGTTTAATCGTCTCACTTGGCATTTTCCAGCTCCTCTTTGGTTTTCTTGATCCAGTCTTTAATGGCTTCTTCTATTGCCACACTCAGAACGCCTCTCTTGTTCCCATAACGCTGGATAGCCACTTTTTTAAATTCCTCTAAGGTTCCTCACTAATAACAAAGGTCGCCTTAGGCACACTAAACCACCCATTAAGAAATACTAAGTCAAAATATTTAAACTTCACGCTTTTAACCATTTAGAGAACAGCCCTCAAAAACGGTAGCACTTCGAAGGGTCGACCCATATAAGCCCAGTATAGTCATTCCCTCAAAATTTCACCTAAAATTTCGATTTCAGAATAGCCCATTTCTTTTTCTTTATCGATTGGTTTCCCACTCCCCCCTCATGAGTATCACCGTCTTAACCTTGCCTACAGGTAAAATTGGATTTTCGGTTTATTTTTTGTCAAATGTTCAAGCTTTATGTCGAGAATTGACGAGCCTTTGGATAACAAGTTAAATCCTAAAAAGCCGGGTAGTTAAAATATTTAAAAAGTGTTCAAACGCTTTTTCCCGATTTCTGCGCTATTTTAAAAGCTGTCATGCCAGTTATATTGGAACATGGCTCTCTTTTCAAGTTTCATGAGGTTATATGCGTCACAAAGCAATTTTAACGTGCATTAAGTACTTAGTTTTCCTTTAGGTCTTGTTTTGGCCCGGTATAACTACGCCTAGTTTTACAGAAGCGTAACTCTTAAATAGGTCTTTTGATGTATATTCTTATGCCATTATACACTAAGGCATGCAGTATTGAAGGAAAAATGTAAGGAGGCCGAAGTGAATGAAGAAAAAATTGAAAATGTTTTTTGCAATTTTGTTGTTGTTAAGTTTGATAGCAAGCCCAGTAGCTAGGCCAGTTGCTGCAGCAGAGGACGACAAAGTCCTGAAGACTGTTATATACTCTTCAACTGGTGCCCTCTTCATGGGTGTCTGGAACCCAAGCTCCAACGGTTACACTGACACTTATTCAAGGAGAATTGCAGACCTCGTCTTTGACAGTGGCTTCCCCTACGGTGTTGAAGGAGTCCCTGTGCCATATCACTGTAGGGTAGTTGAATACAAGAAGGACGTGACCGTACCGGACGATGCAGTTATATTCAACTCAACAACGGACACTTGGGAAGCTGCTCATGCCGGTGAAACTGCGGTCACATACGCTAAGATTGAGTGTGACAGGCCGTACTTCCACACTGGCCACAAGGTTAGCGCAGCAGACGTCATGTACAGCCTCGCCTGGGAGTGGGAGTGGATTAACCAGGATGGTGATGACGATCCATACTACGACCCAAGTGAAGCCGACTGGGCTGCCGATTTCATGAACACCATAATGGGTATTAAGTTCGTTGAACAGACTGATGATAGAATGGTCTTTGAGGTATACCACAACTACTTCTTCCCCGCCAGCGAAATAATGACTGCAGCCTACGTTGTTCCGTTCACTGGAACTCCCTGGCAGCTCTGGTATGCGATGAGCGAGCTCGTCGCTCACAACGAGAAGTACTCCTGGAGTGAATCAACTGAAACTGTAGAACAGCTTGACCAGATCAACCCCAACCACGCTCAAGCCATAAAAGAGAAGCTTCTCGAGCTCAAGAGCACCAAGCCGATTCCGGAGTTCCTCAAGCCGTACATTGAGGATGAAAATGCTGCTAAAAGTGTTTACGATGCAATAGCTAACTTTATTGACGAATATGGCCACGCTGTCATTGGCCAAGGCCCATACTATGTAGCTGAATACCAGCCGGAGAACCTTTATCTGAAGCTTGAGAAGTTTGACAAGTGGACTGTCCCAGCATTTGCGGAAGACCAGTACAGGGTTGAGCCATATTTCGAAACCATTGAGATTTATGGTCTCCAGAACCCTGACACTGCCATCTTGGAAGTCGCCAAGGGCACTTACGATGTTCTGTGGTATCCATTCCCAGCCTACAAGTTTACCGGCCTTAGCGAGGAGCAAAGGAAGAGCATTGACCTTTATAAGAGTACCTCTGCATTCGGTGACCTTGTTTTCAACCCAGTTCACGACCCAGATAACCCATACGTGATTACTGTTGGTGACAAGAAGTACTTCAACCCATTTGCAGTTAGGAAGGTTAGGTTTGGTCTCCAATACCTTATAAGTAGGGCACACGTTACCCAGAACATCTTCCAGGGTAGTGCTGGTGCAATGTACACCCCATGGGTATCCAGCGAGACTGGTTATGAGTACATCCAATCAGTTGTTGAGGCTTACGACCTCTCTGAACAACCCGACGAAGCGTTCGCACTTCAACTGATTGAGGAAGGAATGCAAGAGGCTGCACAAGAGCTTGCTAAGATGGGATACAAACTTGAAAAAGTTAACGGTAAGTGGTACTTCGAAGGTGAGCCAGTAAAGATCGTTGGTCTCGGCCGTACTGAGGATGAAAGAAAAGATATTGCCCTTTATGTCGCGAACGAGATCTTGCCAAAGGCTGGTATTGAAGCAGAGGCAAATATTGTAGATAGAAGAACTGCCTCAGGAATGGTCTACGTCAGCGACCCAAGCTCCTACCAGTGGAACTTCTACACTGAGGGTTGGGTCTCCTCAACCAATGTGAAGTTCTCAATAAGCAGAATAATCCAGTACTATTCAAGCATCTGGTATGCTCCGGGCCTTGTAGGCTGGAAGTGGACTCCAGAGAACACGCAAAGGGCAACACTTGAAGAAGTTCTTAAGTACCTTGGTGACGGTGACATTGCCGCTGGTCTCAGCAAACTCGGTCTTGACTACTACAACACAGTTGACAAGATTCAGCCCCTCCTCAACTGGACTGCCGACGACTTTGCTGTTGTTATATACGCGGGTGAGAACAAGGGCGTAAAGATGGACAGCGAGGACAAGTACTGGGACTTCAACAGACTTGGCACTGCCATCGGTATTTACGAAAGCTATAGAGTCTTCCTCTACGAGAACTGGGAGTTCTACGCTGTGAACAAGAGGGTCAAAATTGAGGTCGTTGACCCAGTCGCAGGTCTTGCGGCCTCGTGGTCTCTCAGAAGTGCTAAGCTAGCAAGCCCGCCAACAACTACAACAACTACAACAACCACCACAACATCAAGCCCAACAACTTCACAAACCCAGACTTCCTCATCAAGCACAACAGAAGAAACTGGAGGAATTTGTGGTCCAGCGGCAATCGTAGCCCTTGCAGTTATCCCGCTCCTTCTCAGAAAGAAGAAGTGAGGTTTTCCTCTTTTTTCTTTAAAATTTTATCTTTTTGTAACATTGCCCATGTAATGTAGTGCCTTCTGATAGTCTCGCGATAAACAAGTTATGTACTCACGTTTGCTTTGTTTAGGCAAATTCTTAGTGAAATGGTCAGATGTATCCATTGATGTTATTTGGATATGATAATGATGATAGTTGTTGATCCAGGGCGTGTTTATAGTAACCTTTATTAGGGTTTTTGCTGAATTCTTTCGGGTGGTTGTCGTGATCCCCAGATGGGATCACAGACTCAAAGACCCTGAAAGCGTGGCATTCGCAATTCTTGACGTTTTAGCAGACTTCGAATCAGAAGGAAAGCTGAAGAACCTGCCAAAATCCAAAAAATTTCCAGTAAAAACAATACTGGCAATACTCCTCTTTAAACAATACTACAACCTACCTCTCAGAGACGCCCAGCACTACGGCAGAAAATTCTTCGGAGCAAACATTCACTACTCAACCCTCCACAACTGGGAGAAAAAGCTGAACCTCGAAGAACTGACAAACCACCTCCTGAAAAAACTCCAGAAATTACCCTACGCCAGCACTCAAGCAGACTCAACCATTATTACAAATAAAAAAAGGGCAGGATAGAAGTTCAGGCAATAACGAGAATCCTGCCGGGTTTACTGTATCCGGTTGCTGTGAAGATCACAACTTCTGAGAACGAGCTGATTGAACTCCTGCCGGGGGGTTCTGGGAATTTTTATGCTGATGGGGCTTATGATTCAAAGAAAGTTCTGAACACTGTGGTGGAAAAGGGTTATCGGCCGATTGTTAAGAAAACTAAGAACGCTCCAGGTGGTTTTGGTAGTAAGAAGAGAGACAGAGTGTTTTCTGAAGAAGAGTACAGGCATAGGAATCCTCATGAGGGGTTCTGGGGTGCGTTTACAACGTGGTTTGGCAGTAGGATCCCCTGTTTTCTGAAAAAGACTACTGTAACCCGAATCCTGCTTGGGGTAATGTGTTATGGTCTGAAAATCCTCCTCAGAGTCAAATACTGTTTAAATAACAGGGGGTGAAACTAAACACGCCCTGTTGATCCAAAAAGTATTTAAAGAAAGTTACCCTAGTTCCCACCATCTGTGAAGTTGTATAATCTGTCCAGATTCACGGCCAGAATCGCCCCTAAAATCCTGACAGCTAACCCCCTCAAACTAACACTCCTGCTCGGCCTCAGAAGAAACTCAGAAAACTTCGAAAACAAAGTCTCAATCCTCCTGCGAAAGTCAGACAAGTACTTGTAAAACTTCTTCTCCTCCAGATTACTAACCTGATTCTCCCGCTTCACCGGCGTGTAAACAACGCCAAACTTCAGGAATTCCTCCTGAAGTTCTCTACTAACGTAACCCTTATCCAAAAACAGAAAACAGCCAGAAAACTCCTCAACAATCACCCAGAACTTTTCCCTGACAACACTCACATCATGCTTGTTTGCCGGATCAACGGACAGCAAAGCCAGCAAATTTCCATCAGAGTAACAGGTCAGCTTGTACCCATAGTAAAACTTTTTTTAGAGGGAACAAACCCAACTGCGGGCTTTTCAGAGATGATTTCTGAAGAACCCTTCTTCTCCTTCCTGTTTTTTCTGGCCAACTCCTTGGTCTGAATGGGCTTTGAGTCCAGTATTCTAACGTATTCTCTGGCGTGTTTTTTGAATAATTCTTCCTGCGCTAGGAGCAGGAGTTTTTCGTGCCTGTTCAAGCGTTCTGTTAGTTTGTTGTACCTGATTTTTGGGAACAGCTTCATTTCTTCGATTAGGACTCTGTAAGCGTGCTTGTAAACTCCTCCGAAGTGCAGGTGGGCTAGTATTGCGAAGGTTATCAGGTCGTAGAGGCTGATTACTTCCCTGCGAGTGTTTTTCGGGTAGTGTTTGCTGATTATCGGATAGATTTCGGATTTTATGATCAGGATTTCCTGCTGAAAGTTCATAACAACCACCAATCAACCAAAAGACTTAAGTGCTTATAACTCTAACGATCTAATGGGAACTAGGGTAAAGTTTTACAGAACAGAAAAAGATGATGATCAAAAATGAGTCCCATAGTACAACAAAAGTATAGGAGGGAACTGGATGGGGTTTGGTAGATATTTGGTCATTAGGATACTAAACGCTCTTGTAGTTTTAGCCATAGTTACACTTGTGATGTCGGCCCTTTTCGTTAAGGTCGCTGAAAAAGACTTGGAGAACACAATAGTTCAACAAGTGAATGCTGAATTCCAAAGCCTCCAACAACGGGGGAGAATTCCTGATGATCCAGATGCCTGGAGAGCGGAAAGAATTGCGCACTACAGAAGTCAGTATCACCTCGATAAACCATACTGGTGGAGAGTTCAGTACTACTTCAAAAACACTATAACCCTTAACTTTGGAAAAACTAAAAACCCAGTTTTTGGATCTGAAAAGGACGTTATGGCAATTCTCAAGGTAGCTATTCCCCGTACAATCCAGCTTTTTACTACAGCACAGATAATCATTATAACCCTTGGAATACTCCTTGGCGTGAAAG belongs to Thermococcus bergensis and includes:
- a CDS encoding tetratricopeptide repeat protein — translated: MEEFKKALESKDCQKVLEYLDDYLEIIESEKELRDLLQELEELALECEEEAYELAHEITHIYAHLDELERGLDVYRRLVEKYKDQGEKYLDALYHLADAYEHFGMPDKAIETYEKLLELERELGNKKEEALTLAHIAINYDELEETEKAIELMEKASAMFKELGDERNYLVSLLDLAHFYYELEDYKRAEELISEILKAPRDTEIEVNARIIEAEIKAAQEDFKGAFQSLKQALLKALEVDDEELFSIAFEAVYNFIMELFEEKMYKEVYENMDSLADAFEDINEEYEKFFTAVKELAKLKDGLDNEYDRVYGTISVDEFKELLDELKKIGTSVLSVRL
- a CDS encoding elongation factor 1-beta yields the protein MSDFNLVGVIKVMPTDPEVNLDELEAAVRKTLEEKFEGKYGISKIERQPIAFGLVALKVYVLGKDAEGYSFDEVAEAFAQLENVESAEVETVSRF
- a CDS encoding zinc finger domain-containing protein; its protein translation is MAETIPVCTSCGKEITPREHATHFICPNCGEEVIWRCESCRVLGVTYKCPKCGWEGP
- a CDS encoding ABC transporter substrate-binding protein; the protein is MKKKLKMFFAILLLLSLIASPVARPVAAAEDDKVLKTVIYSSTGALFMGVWNPSSNGYTDTYSRRIADLVFDSGFPYGVEGVPVPYHCRVVEYKKDVTVPDDAVIFNSTTDTWEAAHAGETAVTYAKIECDRPYFHTGHKVSAADVMYSLAWEWEWINQDGDDDPYYDPSEADWAADFMNTIMGIKFVEQTDDRMVFEVYHNYFFPASEIMTAAYVVPFTGTPWQLWYAMSELVAHNEKYSWSESTETVEQLDQINPNHAQAIKEKLLELKSTKPIPEFLKPYIEDENAAKSVYDAIANFIDEYGHAVIGQGPYYVAEYQPENLYLKLEKFDKWTVPAFAEDQYRVEPYFETIEIYGLQNPDTAILEVAKGTYDVLWYPFPAYKFTGLSEEQRKSIDLYKSTSAFGDLVFNPVHDPDNPYVITVGDKKYFNPFAVRKVRFGLQYLISRAHVTQNIFQGSAGAMYTPWVSSETGYEYIQSVVEAYDLSEQPDEAFALQLIEEGMQEAAQELAKMGYKLEKVNGKWYFEGEPVKIVGLGRTEDERKDIALYVANEILPKAGIEAEANIVDRRTASGMVYVSDPSSYQWNFYTEGWVSSTNVKFSISRIIQYYSSIWYAPGLVGWKWTPENTQRATLEEVLKYLGDGDIAAGLSKLGLDYYNTVDKIQPLLNWTADDFAVVIYAGENKGVKMDSEDKYWDFNRLGTAIGIYESYRVFLYENWEFYAVNKRVKIEVVDPVAGLAASWSLRSAKLASPPTTTTTTTTTTTSSPTTSQTQTSSSSTTEETGGICGPAAIVALAVIPLLLRKKK
- a CDS encoding IS982-like element ISPfu3 family transposase (programmed frameshift); amino-acid sequence: MVVMNFQQEILIIKSEIYPIISKHYPKNTRREVISLYDLITFAILAHLHFGGVYKHAYRVLIEEMKLFPKIRYNKLTERLNRHEKLLLLAQEELFKKHAREYVRILDSKPIQTKELARKNRKEKKGSSEIISEKPAVGFVPSKKKFYYGYKLTCYSDGNLLALLSVDPANKHDVSVVREKFWVIVEEFSGCFLFLDKGYVSRELQEEFLKFGVVYTPVKRENQVSNLEEKKFYKYLSDFRRRIETLFSKFSEFLLRPSRSVSLRGLAVRILGAILAVNLDRLYNFTDGGN